One stretch of Psilocybe cubensis strain MGC-MH-2018 chromosome 6, whole genome shotgun sequence DNA includes these proteins:
- a CDS encoding GTP-binding protein rhoA — translation MSEIKGTLSSLVMVLAESHIPRGSSSESLAASSEVYVPTVFENYVADVEVDGKHVELALWDTAGQEDYDRLRPLSYPDSHVILICFAVDSPDSLDNVQEKWISEVMHFCAGLPIILVGCKKDLRRDPRVIEELRKTSQRPVTPEEGMAVAQKIGAKHYLECSAKSGEGVREVFQYATRAALLSRGKGKKSHHCIVL, via the exons ATGTCGGAAATCAAAGGAACCTTGTCATCGTTGGTGATGGTGCTTGCGGAAAG TCATATTCCCAGAG GCAGCTCCAGCGAATCCCTGGCGGCTTCGTCCGAG GTCTATGTGCCCACCGTGTTCGAGAACTACGTTGCCGATGTCGAGGTCGATGGCAAGCACGTGGAGCTTGCTCTATGGGATACGGCCGGCCAGGAAGACTACGATCGTCTACGCCCTCTCAGTTATCCTGATTCGcatgtcatcctcatctgctTCGCTGTCGACTCCCCCGATTCGCTTGATAACGTCCAGGAGAAG TGGATTTCCGAAGTTATGCATTTCTGTGCCGGCCTGCCTATCATTCTTGTCGGCTGCAAAAAGGATCTCAGACGTGACCCCCGTGTGATTGAGGAGCTTAGGAAGACGAGCCAGCGACCCGTAACCCCCGAAgag GGTATGGCAGTCGCCCAGAAGATTGGGGCAAAGCACTACCTCGAGTGCTCCGCCAAGTCGGGTGAGGGCGTCCGCGAAGTCTTCCAGTACGCCACCCGCGCCGCACTGCTCAGCAGaggaaagggcaagaagaGCCACCATTGCATCGTGTTGTAG